From a single Pseudalkalibacillus hwajinpoensis genomic region:
- a CDS encoding YgaP family membrane protein yields the protein MKPNISMMNAFIRLTAGFTLLSWATAKLCKDDNTSALWLATAGAMKVAEGHTRYCPIVDLMTKDGNDDPDETALEKVINPS from the coding sequence ATGAAGCCAAATATTAGTATGATGAACGCTTTTATTCGACTGACTGCTGGATTTACTCTTTTATCCTGGGCAACAGCGAAGCTTTGTAAAGATGACAATACGTCAGCATTATGGCTCGCAACCGCAGGTGCCATGAAGGTTGCTGAAGGGCACACCCGCTATTGTCCGATTGTAGATTTGATGACAAAAGATGGAAACGATGATCCTGATGAAACTGCGCTTGAGAAAGTGATTAATCCTTCATAG
- a CDS encoding EYxxD motif small membrane protein, with product MLEYISDTWLIYTLIIGSIVAIAFAYIRKKRVK from the coding sequence ATGCTTGAATATATATCAGACACATGGCTAATCTATACGCTAATTATTGGAAGTATTGTAGCGATTGCCTTCGCATATATCAGAAAGAAACGCGTGAAATAG